The DNA sequence TTTACATGGCTCAAATCATGAACATGAAACGGACTATGAAGTGATTTTAATTGCAAACAACAAAACTAGTGATGAATTGATAATAGCTATCAAAGGAATTGGCTGGCAGTGacactataaattattatatggGAAGTTAGGTATATCAAAAATCCAAGTCCAAGGCAGTATGCAATTACTAGCTGCTTAAAGAGCATGTGTTTCGAGCTTTTTGAAACTAATGGTGGAGACGAAATAAGTCGATAGGAGAATAGTGTCATCAATGGTTCTAGCGAAATATAATAcatgaaacaaaaattaaaagatggAGAAATATAATTGTAGAACTAGTCAGAAATTCACCTTGGGGTTTTTAACTGTTTCATCCACACTTAGTATTAAGCATGCGGCTTCTGTAGCAGCATTTATAGCATTAATCTGCAAAATTGTTGATTAGATTAAACACCACTGACATCAACATTAAAATAAGAGTATAAAGTCAGGCAGATACCTTGACAATTGCAGGCTCCCAGACAAAGTTAGTAAATGAGTTAGCAATTCCACCAGTGCTTATATCCACTCCATATGGTGCTCCCTCACCTGTAACAATCAGGAAATGATAACATTAGCCATTAACGTAGCCAAGAATGTTTATTATGCAAATGATCTTAATTATCCATGAGTATCAAACAAGCAAAATTTTAGTACAACACAAGCATCATGCATAAAAGAAATTGTGTGTTTAAGACATTGCAGAAAAGCATGCATATTGGAGGAATTGCAACCAACCAGATGGAAGTGCATGTTTCTGTCTTAGTTTGTTCAGCACATCAGTCGCATCAAACCCAGCATTGTCACATAATTGTCTGGGTATAACCTGAAAATTACACCATAACTCTaagcatcaaaattaaaaaaaatataacataaaataagaagggaaaaccaGAAGAGGAGGGGAGGAAAAACAAAAGCCTTCATGTCTCACTTCTTACACTACATAATCTAGCATGCCTATTACAATATGTATTTATTGACGCAATTTCAAGATAAGGTCATTCTAACGTGAATTCAACTACCAGACTACTTGAATTGATAATGCTTTCTTCCCAGCTTCCAACATTTAGAACAGAAATTAAAGTCTCAGATGCAACGAGTACTTCTAAAAGACTCGGAAAAAAGAATAATACTAAGAAAAAGTTAGGATAGTCACAACATTTAAAAAAATGCAAAAGAGGAGCCTTTTGTTCACACCCCAAATATAATAGCAAGGCATAATCTTCAGTGAAAATACTAATTCATTTTGAACATGACAATGCTGGAACTTATAAATTATTACATACAACATTTTGTATCACTGAAGTTTGACTAaagaaatatatacataataaagaAAAGTAGTACTCATTGCTTTGCATCATTTTACAACTTAAGACATTAAACAAAGAAGCTTTTGACGGAAAGTTATCAAAGCACCCATTACTCAGCGTTGAATGACTTACAACAGAATAATAGCATAACACATAATACACCACAACCATAGCCATCATACTCAAATTCCAGAGACACTTACCTCTAGAGCTTTTGCATATGAGTTAATGAAAAGCTGAGACTTTCCTGCTATTGTCCGTGCATGTTGCCTAAGGTATCGACTTATCTCCATCTGTCAACATGAACCACATATTAACATCCACATCAATCAATTAATAATTCATCAAGATATCAAACTTATAAATTTTGGACACGTACATCTATAGCACCTCCGCCAGCAACTACAGTTGAGTTTTTCAAAGCCCTCCGAACAATCATGATTGCATCATGCAAACTTCGCTCTGCTTCCTCTATGAACTGTAAGAGAATCAATTATAAATCCAAGAAATGATAGATCTATATAGAAAGACATATAGACAGGCAGTGCACAACCACTAACCCACCTGATCAGCTCCTCCACGAAGAACTATGGTTGCTGTTTGTCCAGATGGACATCCACTGAATATGTTGAACCTTTCATTTCCAACCTGCTTCTCCTCAAAAACGTCACAAGTTCCAAGTACCTTCATGCAAACAAATCACAAGAATTTTAGCAAATAATATACTACAAAACACAAAGATCAATCCCAAAAAATAATGCACAACCTCATCAATGATGTTATTGACAGATGTTTGTACAGTTCCACCAGTTGCAGCAGCGACCCtttttaaatcttcttctgcTACACGACCAGCACAGAAAATGTCTCGATCTGCGAAATACTGTTAAAATAGGACAAATAATAAATGTTTCTGGAAGTTGTTAAGAAAGCAAGTAAAAAAGAAGCATGCAACATAAGTCGCAATTTGGAAAGGTTTAATGATTTCTGTGTGCCTGAAAGGACAAAGAATATGGAATAAAGTAAGATAAGACTTGACCAAAATTGGAGAATTAAAAACCTGTGTAGCAAGATCACCAATTGCCAATCGTGAAAGAACTACTTTTGCACCACTGTTGACACatttatccaatttgtcataaaTAATATTCCATTCGGCGTCAACAATTGATTGATATTGTGATGGATCAGATAATCTGTAAAGAAAACGAGAAATAGAGGGGAATCCATTTAAGCAGTTAATCTTTCAATAGAATCTCAGTagtatcaataaataaaaaaccAGATAAAATTTCAAATATAGCCACCTGATTTCAGCATTTTCTTTCTCTGATTTTAGCTCCAATTCAACGTTTAGCAGTAGTATCTTTGGATTGAGAAACTTCTTTGGCTGTTGCTCAAACCCGGCATATGAAAATGTCTTTTTGAAGGCAACACCATTTACTAGAAATGAGTCCCGCATGTTACCACCGGGAACCTGTAAATTAAACACCAAATTGATTTACAAAGCACAACCCTAGAACAACACCATATCTGCAACACAATGGTGCAAAAACAATCAATGCACATACCTTCTTGATACCAATCATGTTCAATCTGTCATCATTTCCAATTGCAATAACAGCATCCACAACCATCGATGCAAAGAATTCTTTCTCTCCACCAATAAGTTTTGAAGAGAGCGTGGTAGAAGCACACTTTGCAAGCAAGCTTTTCTTCTCTTCCAAACTTTTACCCTCTATGCTAACCGCCAGCTCTTTAATCTTCTCAATCGCCTAAACCAACAATCAATCACAAATGAGAATCTCACACAAGGCCACAAATCAAGGCACAATCTCAACTACAGAAGAACCAAATTTCAATACCAATGTGCATGCAGTCCTATAGCTCCTAATCAAATTCTGAGAGTGAACACCGTCTTCGATGAAGGGCTTGGCCTCCTTCAAAAACTCAGCAGCAAGCAAAACCACAGTGGTGGTTCCATCACCAACCTGCAAATTAACAACAATGGTGGCCATTCAGTTATAACTGTTACCAATTGACTAGCAAGTTAGTTAGTTTCCTCCTTCCATCATCATTTCTAAATTAGTTAGTTTACTAATATTCTAGCATTTCTAAACCCGAAATGGAAAGAACCAATTCAATCATTCTCCATTCTCCAATTACATTAACAATGACACACATCAGAagcaaaaacaattaaaaaaatgcaGGTCCAGAAGATGGATCTGAGCTGAGGTGAGCGAGTGAGTGAGTTGAGAATGATGTACCTCGGAGTCCTGTGACTTGGCGATATCGACGAGGATCTTGGCGGCAGGGTGGACGATGTCAAGAAGCTTCATGATGGTGGCGCCGTCGTTGGAGATGGTGACGGATCCCTTGTCGTCGTGAATGAGCTTGTCCATGCCGCGTGGGCCGAGGGTGGACCTGACGACGTCGGCGACGGCGGTGCAGGCGTTGATGTTGCTGACTAGCTGAGCCTTCCCCTGAGACGTGTCCGTACCTTCCTTCAGCAGTATGATCTGCGGTTGCTGCAAACACAGAGAGAGAGAACACACCACACATTTCTTCAATCTAACTGCACTTACACAGAGAAACataaacagagagagagagaaaacgtACCAGCATAGCTGCCATGgttgcgagagagagagagagaactagGGTTTAAGTTGGAAGTTAAACGAGAGTAGGAGGGTGAAGTTTCTGGTTGGTTCGTTCTGTTGCACAGGGAAAGTGAGAGTGAGTAAGTCACTAATGACGCTGAGTCCGATTCACAGTCACCTTTTGGGCCTTTCACCCTCACGGCCTGTTTATATTTTTTTCCCACCCCAAAAGGATTAATATTCACCTTGCTTTcagaaccaaaaaaaaatattcaccTTGTTTTGTTAATCACCAGTCTAAATAAACATGCAGCATAGAGCATAGACtactctaaaaaaaaaaaaaaaaatagagcatAGACTACAGagtcccaaaaagaagaaagatatAGTATACCAGAAtataaaggaaacaaattttaaaaataagacatGCTCCGTCACAATGTATTATATTAtgtaaaaattttcaatcaattcaatagaTGCAAAGTTAACATTCACGGTAAAAGCTCAAAATAAAGCCAAACTCTCTTCCATAGGTAATAACTAATTTCTTATGGGTTAAACCAACCACTTTTCCTTTTccatgtgagagagagagaggagtgtATCTCACAATGATTTGAGAAGAGATGAGTTTTACGCTGGTATGGTTTAAACAATTCGGACCCTtcgatttgttttattttttaaaccaaCAATCAGAAATTGGATGGTTCGATttgtgattttgaaaataaaaaaaattttaatgttaaaatcgaaccgtccgatttttattttaaaaaataaaaaaatacaaaatacaaaacgAACCTTCCggtttgtagtttatttttttcttcaaacaaatcggaccgtccgatttgaataaaacaccatataaaaaaaaaaacaccaaatcttccaataacaatgtattacacatatatttaaacaatataaaaaaaaattagcctaaacCAACCCTATAAGCTCTTGGGGTGTATATTTGGTtagaagataaaaagaaaagcaaattttacttaaataaatttcaCGAAAATTATATGAATCTATAATACTTGAGAGGAATAGCAACAACCATTACTTGAATCCATATCTATAATACTTGAGAGGAATAGCAACAACCATTACTTGAATCCATATCTATAATACTTGAGAGGAATAGCAACAACCATTACTTGAATCCATATCTGTCCACTATATGctcataataaaaaagataacaaaTGGTGCAAAACAATATATAGGATCAGCCTAGTTCAACACTATTGACAAGCTAATTGGCCTAAGTTTTCCGCAATTCAGTGTTCCACTGTTGTGAATCAGTTCTAATTATAAAGATAAGGGTGCTCGGTATGATTAAGTGATAATTCTTATGCTTGAAAACAGCAGCAGCAATGTGCCTATGAACTAGTTcaacaaaacaaataaatgagAATATCTCTGTAATATCCAGTGTGGCTAAAAACTGAAAGACATAGGAAAGGAGTTGTTCAATTCAATGAATAAAAGATACTTCGGAAGGCAATGCAACAAGACAAACCCCTATCCATTCTGGTCCCCCAACTAAATAGAAATTAATGTATCAATGGACGTTGGTACATACACTAATcatattatatcataaaaaagAATTATAATACAACACATCAAATGTCTCGGTTAAAGAAAATATCAACACCCATCCAATGATTCTGCAGGGTTAGGTTGTCAAAGCTTGTATTGTGAACAGAGGATGATCCAAAAGGAGCCCCAAAACAGGTGGTGAAGGATCGACAGAAACCAATCTAAAGCCAAAAGTTGATGCCAGCAATCTTACTCATGTTTTCAATTTTCCTCTGCAATTCAGAAAATTTCCCCCCAACTCAGAAAGAcccttttttgtgctttttttttttaattccaaaACTTCACAACAAACAGTGACCTCAACCACGTCATCTGGTCTTCAAGAGGTGCAATTAGATACATCTCTGCTTGATCTGTTGTATTTCATATGGCTCCTGACTAGTTGTCCAGCCGCAATAGCAGACATCAGAGACAGCTCTCCTGCTAGAACAGCGCCAGCAACAATTTTGGCCAAGAGTCTTGAGTTAGATCCCGGTGATTCCTTGCTCGCCCCCTTTACACCGAGCAAGTTCAAGCATGCAGACTGAGATGCAAGTTGAGTCCCACCCCCAACTGTTCCCACCTGAGAAGACAAGTAGTCACACAAAGATTTAGCTATTAAAATCGAagggaataacaataatgaagCTATTGGATTGAGATGCAAAATTTTAAATCACCTCAATGGAAGGCATAGTCACTGAGATGTGAAGGTCCCTCCCTTCGTTGACGGCTTCCATCATGGTGATGCAATGGGAACTCTCAACATTCTGAGCTGGATCTTGACCAGTGGCTAGGAAAATGGCAGAGACAATGTTACTAGCATGGGCATTATATCCTCCAAGAGCTCCGGCAACAGCAGAACCAGCAAGGTTTTTCAGCATGTTGAGCTCAACCAAGGCTGCAACATTGGTCTTCAGTACCTTTGTCACcacttcttctttgataattgcTTCACAAACAATTGATTTGCCACGACCCTCAATCCAATTTACAGCAGCGGGTTTCTTGTCCGAACAGTAATTTCCTGAAGACCAAGTCAGCAGTTATTTAACCATCACATCGTAGATCTAGTATTCCCGTTAAAATAATTTCAGCATACCGTGATTATAGACATCAAAATCAAATACCGGACAGAGAGATTAATAGAGTCTGACAGAAAAGATACCACCAATTAAACTGGAAAACTAATAAAATGTGTGGATTAACATGGTAAAAGAAATAATCAGATAAAATACTAGATCATAAGGAATCCAAGCAAATGAAACATAACTGTTGATGATAATTCTGATTGTGATGTCATGAttccttttttctatttttaagtttttaaattaaaaatttgtttcaGTGTTCATAGTTTTAAGAATGTATGGATACACAAATTAAATATGAACATTCTAACAAATAAGATTAAATTGAATGCATACTATTTTCACACACAGAAATTATGTGCTTGACATTTCTTTTTatcaaaaaccaattaataatAAAGGTTTAGGAATATTGGTCTGATTTTAACAAGCAAATGGAACAAACAAATCAAACTCAAATAACTAACCAACTTGACAATGTCCACACAATAACCTCTACAATCACACCATTGCAAGGCACAATTCTCCAATTCAAAACAGATAAATGATAAcaacataatataatatatatttaaaaagcaAAAATTTCACAGATGATATAATGAAATTGGACCACTTCCATAATTGAATATGGACGAAAAACCAAACAATGCGATcgcatattaaaaaatatatatatatatgtcaattGAATGCTATCCATCACATCAGGCATACCAAATAACATCACAATCAATTTAAGTTGTGAAGAGGAATGTAAAATTACCAGAGATGCCAATGACATCCATGTCAgggaaatcgttttgaagaaaaTCAAGAACGTTCTGCACTCCTTTGGAAACCATGTTCATCCCCATGGCATCACCAGTGCTGCAAGTGAATCTCAAATAAACGTTCTTCCCTGCCATAGCACACTGAACACCCTGAAGCCTTGCAAATCTACTGGACCTGAAACCACGCATAAAAACATTATCAGATCCAAATTTCAACACAAAAAGAAATATCCTAGAAACGAGTCCACAATCTAGCCCTCCGTCTCTTCACTTTAAATAAGGGATCAACATCAAACTCGGAACaccaaaaatacaaataaaaacaagagaaaaaaggAGGGGGGTATTTATAACAATAATCTCTCCACCAACAAAGTCTTTCACGGAAGAGGGAACAAAGGGGGCGCAAAATCAAAGGCCAAAGGCCAAGGCATTAAATTGAGAGGAACCTCTAAGAAGAAACAAAAACCAATAGACTAGCGTCTAAAACTAAAAGTGCTCTAGACCTTAACACCCTCAAATTTCCTCTTTTACCATTTTCGGAAACAAATCATGCAACTTTCAAGTGAAGGATATAACTACAGCTATAATTCTCACCTAACAAACACTACCCAACCCcaaaaagaaaagacacacacTTGTCTTATAAGACTCTAATCCATGCAAGAACAATCCATCACCATCAAAACAACAAGATTTTCCCACACACAGAAGTACAGAACCATCAACCACCACCATTACAAAAAGAATTTCACACATCCACATAACGCCCATCTGATACAACTTCTGACCCACTTTTAACAAGAGtcaaacaaaaataatacaaCTTAATTATTATGGCATAAATAAACAAGTTTAATCCTAGTGTACCAAACTTAAATCCTTCAAACaaatattttactttaaaaaaaaaaaaaaaagcaccaaTTTATATGCATGCACAGACATTCATTCAATCATATACTGCCAAAGTCATTCAAATGAATCCACAAAGGATTAGATGACATTTGCCGGCAAAGCAATTAAAATATAaaggataaattaaaataaaataaacaagaacaccAACCTGTTGAAAACAACGGAAAGTGTATCAAAATTGAGTGGGTCCTCCAAGAAGAACTTCAATTCCGCCGCCCTCTTCGCAGTGCCGAACCTCACCACCGGAGCCCTCGACATCCCATCCCTCAACACAACACTGCTGGCCCCACCGCAGGCGCTGATTGCCTTGCATCCCCGATTTGTGCTCGCAACGAGGCACCCCTCCGTCGTCGCCATCGGCACAACATACTGCACACCGTCCAGAAGCAACGGCCCCGCCACACCTACCGGAATCTGAACGTACCCCACCGGCATCTCACAACACTGCCCCAAAATCGAATCGTAATCGAACCCTTCCAATGGCAGACCCTTCAAGGATCTCCCGGTAACGCGTTGCAGCGCGTCGCGGCGAATCGCTGCGGCGCGAAAACAGTCACCGATACGCGACTCAAGCGAGTACGACGGTGTCCTGCCGTCGACGACCGAGCAGACAATCTCCTCATCGTCGGCGGAGGAAATCGACGGAATTAGGGTTTCAGGCTGCTGCGGCTGCGGCTGCGGCGGAGGAGTAGGGAGGATCTGAGTGGTGCGGCGGTGTTGCTCAAGTTTTTGTtgttcgttttcttcttcttcttcttcccatgCGTCGTTGGAGTTGCGGGCGATGAAGGATTGGACGAAATCGATGCCGAAGAAGCCGAGGAGGTAGATGAAGGAGGCGATGAGGGAGACGATGGCGGAGATCTCGGAGAAGGTAAGGAGGTGGAGAGGGGTGGAGGTGCGGATCTTGTCGCGCCAACGGTGGAGGAGGTAGTAAGCGACGGAGAAGAAGAGGGTGAAGAAGATGGCGTTGGTGAGGTAGAGAGGGAGGGGGAGGGCGTCGGAGGCCTTGGGAggtgtagtggtggtggtggtggttgttggtcTCTTGGCCGCTGCGGTGGCGTTGGGGGGAGGGCGGCGGCGGAGGTCCATTGTGAAGGGAGGGGGGGTGGGAATGAGAAATGAGGAATGGGAAGAATAAAAAAGGGAAtgcgaagagagagaaagagagagaagcgtGGATGCCAGCGAAGGTGGTGAATGGGGAATGCTGAGCTGCCACCGGGGACCCTTCAGCTGCCTTGCTGTTTCATTTGCTCTTTCTTCTCTTCCCCACTACATGCATACCTTCTTCAATTTTCAAACCTTTCTTTGAAAATCAAAATATTCATTTACAATGTCCTCAATATTTAAAAGCATATAatcattcaatattttttttataattttacttaaatAATTTAAAGTGAAAGATtacattttattaaataataaaaaaatttaaaatgattcattttttaaaaaaaattaaattaataattaagtaatgactaaaaataataaattctgataacttttaatatattttttttacatattttattaaacaaataatataaaaatgggtAAATCACTTAATTAAGCTAAGGGGAGCAAAAAATTACACAATTCAATCAAACTAGAAACTGGTTCACGAATCAACCAATGCACATTTATATATAGTTCGAATTAGCATGTTTCGAACTTGAtttacatgtaattcgaatcacattTATTCGAACTACACAcacccactaattcgaatcaatctgattcgaattacacatagAGTAGGGTGATTCGAACTACACCCAAGCACGAAACGCCAAGTAATTCGAAACtggctgattcgaattacacaaagTTTAATTCGAATTACACTTATTCGAATTATACAAGACCAAACGTGTATAAATATGGTGTGAACGTTGAGTTGATCTCATTAGAGTGTAAAAATGGCTAGTGAGGAAAGTTTTGTTGTGTTGGTTCATCACAGAGGGTCGATTAAGAGGAAAACACGATCTAGTGTGAAGTTCACCGATAAGGATCCTCTCAGCATTTTTATGAGGCCTACGACGAGTTATGATGACCTTGTTAATTCTGTACTACAGAAACTTGGTCTGCAAGGCGTGAAACGGGTTAAGAATTTTTTCTATCGCATTTCAATCTCAATGCTGCAAGAAATCGttaagtatgattgtttcacgatcgggagtAATGAGGACTTGTAGGTCATGTTTCATTGTCGTCGGCAGTTTTCCGAAGTTAGGACACCTAAACTGTTGGcgaagttggttgatgtggtttCTAGCCcggggggttcgaaccggaatacccaCACTGTAGGCACGGTAGCCGGTTCTAACTCCAGACCTGTTGGTGCATCTTCGTCCGTCCCTGTGAATGAACCTCCGGTCGAGCCTGTCGCCTCCCCTTCATTTGCTGTTTATCTCAACTGTAGTGGAGGCGGTGAGGTTGGAATAGGGGAGACTGTGCCGAACTCTTTACAGTGTGCTGCACCGGCTGGTCTAGGCGATGCATTGCTGGATGATGCAAACGATGATGATGTGGAGCCGGATATCATTGCTGATGACAGTGGCGATGATATTCGAGGGAGTGAGCCAGCTGGGGCAGGAGGTGGTTCTAGTTTTGGCACACAGCAATACCCTCCGCACTTCTCATCTTTGGACCTGGATGCCATGAGACAGGAGGGGGCTCTTGGGGAGCCTGCTGGATTTGGTGCTAGAGATGCCGAGGGGTCTGCAGGTCTGACagagtttcaggttggtcagcGGTTTCAAGATAAAGATGAGGCTGTGTTAAGTGTGAAGACGTATAGCATCCGACGTGGGGTACAATACAAGGTGGTGGAGTCTAACTATCGCCGGTATGTTGGGAAGTATTCTAAGTTtaggaatgggtgcacatggttgattaggCTAAGTCTCCGGTAGCGCAAGGGTATTTGGGTGGTAAAAAGGTACAACGGACCACATACGTGTCTCGCGACGTCCATCTCTAGTGACCACAGGAGTCTGGACTATCATGTGATATCGGCATTCATCATGCCAATGGTTAGAGCcgatgcatccgtcagcatcaaggcTCTCCTGAATGCAACGGCGGCACACTTTGGATCCAGGCCAACCTATAGGAGGGTTTGGTTGGCAAAACAGAAGGTCGTTGCCCACATCTATGGTGATTGGGATGAGTCGTACAATGAGCTACCGCGGTGGGTGTTAGGAGTTCAGTTAACGATGCCTGGTACTGCTGCAGTTCTTAGGACGAGTCCAGTTGCAGTTCTTGCAACACTGAGATTGGAATGCGATATAAAAACTTATTAACCCGTTTCACGCCTTGCAGACCAAGTTTCTGTAGTACAGAAttaacaaggtcatcatagctcgtcgtagGCCTCATAAAAATGCTGAGAGGATCCTTATCGGTGAACTTCACACCAGATCGTGTTTTTCTCTTAATCGACCCTCTGTGATGAACCAACACAACAAAACTCTTCTTACTAACCATTTTTACACTCTAATGAGATCAACTCACGTTCACACCATATTTATACACGTTTGGTcctgtataattcgaatcaatgtaattcgaattaaactttgtgtaattcgaatcagccaGTTTCGAATTACTTGGCGTTTCGTGCTTGGGTGTAGTTCGAATCACCCTGATTCAAATTACTctatgtgtaattcgaatcaggctaattcgaattagtgggtgtgtgcgtgtgtgtagtTCGAATCAATGTGACATGTAAATCAAGTTCGAAACATGCTAATTCGAACTATATATAAATGTGCATTAGTTGATTCGTGAACCAGTTTTTGATTTGGCTGAATTGTGTAATTTTTTGCTCCCCTTGACTTAATTAAGTAATTTaccttataaaaatatataaagtaatcaattatttttataattattttgtatttaagttAATAGTCAATACTAAgtcatttctattttttttttctagatcATTGACCTTCtagtattatttataaaa is a window from the Arachis hypogaea cultivar Tifrunner chromosome 17, arahy.Tifrunner.gnm2.J5K5, whole genome shotgun sequence genome containing:
- the LOC112766157 gene encoding T-complex protein 1 subunit eta, coding for MAAMLQPQIILLKEGTDTSQGKAQLVSNINACTAVADVVRSTLGPRGMDKLIHDDKGSVTISNDGATIMKLLDIVHPAAKILVDIAKSQDSEVGDGTTTVVLLAAEFLKEAKPFIEDGVHSQNLIRSYRTACTLAIEKIKELAVSIEGKSLEEKKSLLAKCASTTLSSKLIGGEKEFFASMVVDAVIAIGNDDRLNMIGIKKVPGGNMRDSFLVNGVAFKKTFSYAGFEQQPKKFLNPKILLLNVELELKSEKENAEIRLSDPSQYQSIVDAEWNIIYDKLDKCVNSGAKVVLSRLAIGDLATQYFADRDIFCAGRVAEEDLKRVAAATGGTVQTSVNNIIDEVLGTCDVFEEKQVGNERFNIFSGCPSGQTATIVLRGGADQFIEEAERSLHDAIMIVRRALKNSTVVAGGGAIDMEISRYLRQHARTIAGKSQLFINSYAKALEVIPRQLCDNAGFDATDVLNKLRQKHALPSGEGAPYGVDISTGGIANSFTNFVWEPAIVKINAINAATEAACLILSVDETVKNPKSESAQGDAAASAMGGRGRGGAFRGRGRGRGMRR
- the LOC112766610 gene encoding 3-hydroxy-3-methylglutaryl coenzyme A reductase 1; this translates as MDLRRRPPPNATAAAKRPTTTTTTTTPPKASDALPLPLYLTNAIFFTLFFSVAYYLLHRWRDKIRTSTPLHLLTFSEISAIVSLIASFIYLLGFFGIDFVQSFIARNSNDAWEEEEEENEQQKLEQHRRTTQILPTPPPQPQPQQPETLIPSISSADDEEIVCSVVDGRTPSYSLESRIGDCFRAAAIRRDALQRVTGRSLKGLPLEGFDYDSILGQCCEMPVGYVQIPVGVAGPLLLDGVQYVVPMATTEGCLVASTNRGCKAISACGGASSVVLRDGMSRAPVVRFGTAKRAAELKFFLEDPLNFDTLSVVFNRSSRFARLQGVQCAMAGKNVYLRFTCSTGDAMGMNMVSKGVQNVLDFLQNDFPDMDVIGISGNYCSDKKPAAVNWIEGRGKSIVCEAIIKEEVVTKVLKTNVAALVELNMLKNLAGSAVAGALGGYNAHASNIVSAIFLATGQDPAQNVESSHCITMMEAVNEGRDLHISVTMPSIEVGTVGGGTQLASQSACLNLLGVKGASKESPGSNSRLLAKIVAGAVLAGELSLMSAIAAGQLVRSHMKYNRSSRDVSNCTS